Proteins from one Palaemon carinicauda isolate YSFRI2023 chromosome 26, ASM3689809v2, whole genome shotgun sequence genomic window:
- the LOC137619472 gene encoding zinc finger protein 665-like → MMNSKPPFEFPMKSEIEDPLSPAVDPENNDTSGSVALFNDGALFSDPNMEVKVEPEIFDSCESDLKNSYEYDAPVSENFLLSCKEDVDDEENVETCLRAVMKKDKGRLSCLISGRELSQKEVLNQEVNQINEKQIKKRMFGNVNSNALARKRCTCSECGKEFSDRYNLTVHLRIHTGEKPYKCNVCSKAFTTKQYLTGHLRIHTGEKPYKCNVCSKTFTRKQYLTVHRRIHMEEKPYKCNVCSKTFTNKPLLTAHIRIHTGEKPFTCNVCSKTFTTKRLLIVHRRIHMGEKPYKCNVCSKTFTSKQGLSPHLRIHTGEKPYKCDVCSKTFTSKQNITSHLRIHMEEKPYNCDVCSKTFTSKQNLTSHLRIHTGEKPHKCDVCGRAFTTKNRLTGHSILHTGEIPYNCDVCSKTFTTKQSLTAHLRIHTGEKPYKCDVCNKSFTSKHNISSHLRIHMGEKPYKCNICSKTFTMKQSLTAHLRIHTGEKPFKCNVCSKAFATKYRLNVHLIVHTSEIPYSCDVCSKTFTMKQTLTAHLRIHKGEKPYKCNVCRKAFTTKHHLTGHLRVHTGAKQENERKVKERVHQPSKEDL, encoded by the coding sequence atgatgaattctaaaccaccttttgaatttccaatgaaaagtgaaattgaagatccactttcacctgcagtcgatccagaaaataatgatacatctggcagtgttgctctctttaatgatggcgctcttttctcGGATCCAAATATGGAAGTCAAAGTAGAaccagaaatatttgattcttgCGAAAGCGacttgaaaaattcctacgagtaTGATGCACCAGTGAGTGAAAACTTTTTATTAAGTTGTAAAGAGGACGTCGACGATGAGGAAAATGTAGAGACTTGCTTAAGGGCAGTTATGAAAAAGGATAAAGGAAGACTTTCATGTCTGATCAGTGGGAGAGAATTATCACAGAAAGAggttttgaatcaagaggtgaatcaaataaatgagaagcagataaaaaaaaggatgtttggtaatgttaactccaatgctctagctagaaagcgatgcacatgTAGTGAATGTGGGAAAGAGTTTTCTGATAGATATAATCTTAcagtacatttaagaattcacacgggagagaagccatacaaatgtaatgtctgtagcaaagcatttactacGAAACAATATCTCACtggacatttaagaattcacacgggagagaagccatacaaatgtaatgtctgtagcaaaacatttactagaaAACAATATCTCACTGTTCATAGAAGAATTCACATggaagagaagccatacaaatgcaatgtctgtagcaaaacatttactaatAAACCCCTTCTCACTGCACAtataagaattcacacaggagagaaacCATTcacatgtaatgtctgtagcaaaacatttactacaaaacGACTTCTTATTGTACATAGAAGAATTCacatgggagagaagccatacaaatgcaatgtctgtagcaaaacatttacttcaaaacaaggtctttctcctcatttaagaattcacacgggagagaagccatacaagtgtgatgtatgtagcaaaacatttacttcgAAACAAAATATCActtcacatttaagaattcacatggaagagaagccatacaattgtgatgtctgtagcaaaacatttacttcaaAACAAAATCTCActtcacatttaagaattcacacgggagagaagccacacAAGTGCGATGTCTGTGGCAGAGCATTTACTACGAAAAACAGACTCACTGGACATTCAATACTTCACACGGGAGAGATTCCATAcaattgcgatgtctgtagcaaaacatttactacaaaacAAAGTTTAactgcacatttaagaattcacacgggagagaagccatacaagtgcgatgtctgtaataaatcatttactTCAAAACATAATATCTcttcacatttaagaattcacatgggagaGAAACCTTACAAGTGCAacatctgtagcaaaacatttactatgaaacaaagtctcactgcacatttaagaattcacacgggagagaagccattcaagtgcaatgtctgtagcaaagcatttgcTACAAAATACAGACTCAATGTACATTTAATAGTTCACACGAGTGAGATTCCATACAGttgtgatgtctgtagcaaaacatttactatgAAACAAACTCTCactgcacatttaagaattcacaagggagagaagccatacaaatgcaatgtctgtagaaaAGCATTTACTACGAAACACCATCTCACTGGACATTTAAGAGTTCACACTGGAGCGaaacaagaaaatgagagaaaagttAAAGAAAGAGTACATCAGCCATCTAAGGAAGATCTGTAA
- the LOC137619811 gene encoding uncharacterized protein, with protein MERIYLSRREGGLGLTKINQAYKEAIVSIGQYLEISEDENIKKVAQYHNEALSQQTSITKQAKNFAGELLEETMGTEQTPAAMIAKKTSYKFSSREEKLRMERWKHHGRAGRFQGELGKGYIDKEESHIWLKNGNLGFDGKKMIVGAQAQGLLTNGFKKMTGISGNDQCGFCYTAVEIVGHVVSACHTLLADGQYTARHNMIYKYTYWKICKECNIEVKDKIWEHEPDPVTSNRCITIFYDKIILTGGDIGGAIKPDNVICNE; from the coding sequence ATGGAGAGAATTTACCTCTCACGCAGAGAAGGTGGACTAGGTTTAACCAAAATCAATCAAGCCTACAAAGAAGCAATAGTAAGTATAGGGCAATACTTAGAAATCTCTGAGGATGAAAACATCAAAAAGGTTGCCCAATATCACAATGAAGCCCTGAGCCAACAAACATCAATAACAAAGCAGGCTAAGAACTTTGCAGGAGAATTGCTAGAAGAAACAATGGGCACTGAACAGACTCCAGCCGCAATGATAGCCAAGAAGACTAGTTACAAATTCAGTTCTAGAGAGGAAAAACTTAGAATGGAAAGGTGGAAACACCATGGAAGAGCAGGAAGATTTCAAGGAGAACTTGGAAAAGGTTACATAGACAAAGAAGAGTCACACATATGGCTAAAGAATGGAAATTTAGGTTTTGATGGAAAAAAGATGATAGTAGGAGCACAAGCCCAAGGCCTCCTAACAAACGGCTTCAAGAAAATGACGGGCATATCAGGAAACGACCAGTGTGGGTTTTGTTATACAGCAGTTGAGATTGTTGGTCATGTGGTTTCAGCCTGCCACACCTTACTTGCAGATGGTCAATACACAGCTCGCCACAATatgatctataaatatacatattggaaaatatgtaaagaatgcaatattgaagtaaaagataagatATGGGAACATGAACCAGATCCAGTCACCTCCAACAGATGCATTACCATCTTTTATGATAAGATAATCCTAACAGGAGGAGATATAGGAGGTGCTATAAAACCTGATAATGTGATCTgcaatgaataa